Part of the Oncorhynchus mykiss isolate Arlee chromosome 12, USDA_OmykA_1.1, whole genome shotgun sequence genome, GCTGTTGATTGAGAAGTGCCCTGAGGGATGTTAACTTGggtcaccaccacacacacacaacagcttgGGTAGTCCTCAGACGGTAGGCCAAATTCTAAATTCCTAGCCTAAGTACTTGTCGGTTAACATCGACCAGCAGTAGAATTAGTAGGCCAGTTGTTGTGCTCTGTGTTGGTTATTGAACTAGTAATGGCAAATGTCTTCAACTTCCTTCAATACAATTAGGGCTACAACCACAAGGCCCATCTAGCCCGGTGAATATGATGGCTTAGTTATAGTTGCATGAGTTATCAGCCTCTACAACATGGCAATCTGGTTTATCGAACCTGTATAGGCCTAGTTAAATATTTGTGACATGTGTTGACCTTTGGGACTAGTAGAAATGTTTTTGTGTGACCTAGTATGTTGTCTCACCCGTAGGGCTTCTGGTAGGAGAAAATGATGGCTGAGGCGGGGGTCCTGGAGATGTTTTCGGAGCAGGAGCTGACCTGCTCCATCTGCTTAGACCTGTTCAACGACCCAGTGTCGACGCCCTGCGGACACAACTTTTGCCAGGGTTGCATCGGAGGCTACTGGGCCTCCAGCACCACCTGCACCTGCCCGCTCTGCAAACATCAGTTCCCCGAGCGGCCTCAGCTCAACATCAACCGAGTCTTCGCCCATATCGCTGAGAAATACAAAGAAGCTCACTACGGCACAGGAAAGCCGCACATGTCGGACGTGAATACACCGGGAGCCATGGCCAACAGCAACCCGTTCCTGGAGGAGATGATCAAATGTGATGTGTGTACAGGGAAAAAACAAGTGGCGATCAGCTCGTGTTTGACCTGCACGGCATCCTACTGCGAGGCCCATGTGCAGCCTCACCTGAACACGCCCTTCTATGCCAACCACCAGCTCCTGGAGCCCCGGGAAGCGCTTCGCGGCCGCACCTGCCCACTGCACCACCGACTTCTGGAGGTGTACTGCCGCACGGACCAGATCTGTATCTGTGCCATCTGTGTGCTGGAGGAGCACCGCACACACCGCACCGTGTCCGTGCAGACAGAGCGAGTCAACAAACAGGTGAGAAGGCAAAGCAGCTTTCACATCAGGCGCTTGGAGCACACACCTCTTCAGAACCTCAATGGCCCAAGCAGCTCAAAGATGCTTATGTGCCAAGGCTATGGTCTGAAGGCTACTTAAGGGTGTGATGTGTTTCCTGGGGTTGGATGTGTGccttttttaaagaaaaataatttcattctagttctgtggttGGCGTGCCCTAACAGTCAAAACAGACAATGGCCAATGAAGAGAGGGTAGTGTCAGGTATTTTATTTAGGTTACTATTTTTTATATTACAACTTGTATGTTGAACCTTTGAAAGACTGAGTATTGGCTACGAGTTTGTAGGTCATAGGGGACTCTCAGCTTCTTGCAATGCAGATGACATAGATAGATAACCCCTATGTAAACAAGCCACTAAAATCCCTTGTGCGATGCAGATTTTACTCTAAAGATTATCTGAGATGGGAGTTGGTTATGTTCTTGTCTAAGTTGCATCCACATTTCTAATGTAAACAACCTGCATAGAAACAGTGACTGGCTATTTATCTGGTTCGCTTTCAGATAACTGTAAAATCCTGAACCAAGAGGGTAAAAAAGTGACGGGGAACTGTGGAACTTTAAAAATTTACTAACACATTTCCATTCAATGACTGCATCACAATTTGACAGCTGCCGGTTGCACTCTATTTTAAGTAATTAAATATAACATATGATCCTCTTTTTGGCTCTGAGCAGAAAACAAAGAAACAGCTCATTGCATAAATGTTTCTGAGAAAATGGGCAGCTCCATTGAGGCCATCTATTTTGAAGATCTCAATTTTCTACTGCTACTTCTATGAGCAAACAAACTGGAAGGGTGCACACTGCGGCCTGGAATGTGTTGtatgaacaggtataaagccaaggtttgatttactgccacctgcagttatggaatgtttgctcatgagtataattcattggctgatgaCAAGGATGAaatcatgtgatccttccttaacctaTAGGAAGTCTCATCCAGTTGATTACTTCAAAGTAGATCCCCACAgtggtgaatatattgataaaagtcaccttgtcctagagagattcaCACGGTTATCAAAaagtcacgccagggtaagccaacacaaaacacagcccttatttaaagtgttttgaaaatcccctatgggaataATTAATTGTGGAGagaaactattggaaccatttccctgtttgactgctaggttttatgggtattatgactcgtactgtggtactctatggtTAAATTCCTCAATGGCGCTAAAATGGGTTTACGCCACTAGAATCCTCATTTCTCTATGGGTCGGGCATCTGACTAAAAACATGAGCAATTTTACATGATTTAGGTCTAATCTTGTGGATAATGGGTTTGGCTCAAGGCAAATGAATAacgtgatttttttttaaattaatgtaTTTCATTATGTTGTCTGAAATGTATATGGCTATTTCAAAGACAATGCTTTTCTATTTGcatctaaaaaaaatattttctaggGTATTTTTTTGGCACTTCAAAGCACATTTTACTTGAATGTGTTCCCTAAGAGCCTGTTTTAAGCAGCAACAGGACGGCAGCATTGTCTAGTTAGGACAAGTAGTAAACTGGCATGATGCCAAATCTACTCTCAATGACACTGCATTCACATAATTGGTCTCTTTGTCTCTCATCCTCCATCTCTTTACTGTCCTTTGTCTGTCACACAGAAGCTCATTGGAAAGACGGAACTGGAGATTCAGAACCGGATTGAGGGGAAGCACTTCCGTCTGAATGAGCTCAAGAGCCGACTGGAGACCGTCAGGGTAGGCAGCTGATTCACAGGCCCCGACATTGTATCAACATTGTGTTAGATCTATTTGACCCCTTCACTAAACCCCTCAACGTGTCAGGCTTCATATTCATCAGAGCACGCTACCACTCTGTCTAGTGTTAGGTGACCGTACCAACAACCATTACTCCCACTGCAGTGGCTATTAGCAGGTCAAGACAGTTTGTTTAGTCAACCAGTAGCTATTAGCAGGTCTAGACAGTCCGTTTAGTCCACCCAAATGATGTTTGCTATACCCCTGTTATGATACATTACagaaactattagaattttttaAAAACACATGTTTTAGGCTTGATGAATCGCACATTTTTCAGTTGTGTGACCTGAGATCACAATAATGACCATAACTGGAGAGAAAGAAACGGACCTTAAATCAGTGTCAAGGAGCAACTTAATCCTTCTGTTTTTTCTAGAACTATGCACGGGGTGAGATGTCGGAAGTGGAGCAGTTGCTGGGGGAGCTGAGTCGCTCGGTGGACAGGATCCGTGAAGAGCTGGTGGGCGGGATGGAGGAGAAGCGGGCGTCAGTGGAAACACGGGGGGAGGGGCTAGTGACCCGTTTGGAGGCGGAGCTTGGCCAGCTGAAGGTGCGGCGATCCAGACTGGAAGCTCAGGCCACGTCTGAGGACCACATTGGCTTCCTCCAGGTACGGAGGGAATGTGTTTTAGCTGAGGCACCTTTTATCATTTGTGGATGTACTTCATTTAGCTTATCTGTTGTAACAGTTGGGTGGGGTTCGCACTTTGAGGGCAATGGGACATGCAGCTGGTGTGCCACGTGTACATTCCAATGGCCTCTACTTGCAAGCTATCAGAGATTTTACCAGAGTCCACTCCACGTCCATTCCACTGATGTTCAACTCTGAACTGTAAGTCTTTCAATTGAACATATCTGTCAATGCCTGCCGTCAACCCACTTTCAGAGTTTTGAGGAGGCGAGTGCCCCCATACAGGCAGACTCTGACACCCAGGAGTTGGATGCCGAGGCGGAGGTGTCACTGCATTTCTCTCTGGGGGAGGTGAAGGTGGCTCTGGGGGAATTGAAGAAGAGTATGGATGAGATCCGCATGGGGGAGGTGCAATCCCGAAGCTCCCGTGAGTAGCACCATCATCACTTTCATTGTTTTAACCAATCTCCATAGTCATATCATCATTATTTATTATCCTCATTATCCTTTTCAAAATGGACATCAGTTACCAAATATTCATAATGGTAATGGGGGGGTAGATTATTTGCATCATTTCCATAATGTTCTTCATATCGTTACCAAAAATCCCTACAACATTATTTTGTAAAGAAATCATCAGCTGTTCCCTTACTGTGGTTTTCGGGTGAAGTTTCTCATAAATGACTGCTGAAAGTAGTCAGTCTAGTCTGTAAGCAGTCAAAATACCATTCCTACTCAAATACCTCATGCCAATAGAACTCATTCCTTCTGTCATCCATCGGTCGGTCAGGTTAAGAATGAGTCATTCACAAAAGTGGGTTGTAAAAATACCAGGAGGAACACATGAGGAAACACAACCTGCATAACTATTATCATACCTGGCCTGAAAGTATAATGCACTGTATGTTGTGGACCAACCTATTTGTTTGTTACCATAACCCATTATGCGTGTGTTTCAGTTACTTCCCTAAGGGAGAGCGACAGTATGATGAGTATACAGACACTACGGACCACTAAGAGTCAGTGGTCTCTACGAGGTGGGTCAATTTTAAATTGCGTCTCATATATattatagtaccagtcaaaagtttggaaacacctcctcattcaattttatttattttaccattttctacatcaaaactatgaaaatcatgtagtaaccaaaggtgtaaaacaaatcaaaatctattttatatttgagattcttcaaagtagccatcctttgccttgatgacagctttgcacaatctttgcattctctcaaccatatTAATTTATAGGGGACAATGCACATTAAtcatcaatattacaataattCAACATGTGAATGTGCCGGGGTTAGCCAAAAGCTCATTTACACCCGTCATCCCAGGGCAGCTAAGGACAGTTACACAGCTACAATACAAATACTCACTAAAACAACACAAAATACAAATGCATCCAATAATATATCATTCTAACGACAACTATCATCAACTGTCTTACATATGAGGAACCACAACTCATGTGTACAGGTTTGGAAAGATATTAGCCATGTTTTCAATTCAAATTTAAAAGTACAATCAGTGCAGCTTCTCAAGTCCGTGGGCATTGCATTCCAGTATATTGTAGCTCTATCAGAGAAGGCCGATTTTACTGTGTCGAAGGGACAACGCAATCCCCTCTAGTTACTGCCTTTGTTATCCTGGAAAGCCCATGCAAGCCTGGCCATCAATAATCTGCATCTACATACTGCTTAAAGCTATCCGGGCTAAATCAATTATGCTTGTTTATGATAACGGTGGTAACTGTTTGGTTTGTTATCAGAAATCTTTAGTGTTTGTAGAGTGATTTTCAATTTGTTTCAGAATAGTAGTTCCTGCTTGTGACCAGCATGTGAGGCAATATCTCAAATGTGAGAAGATCATTCCATGCATATATAGTTTGGTGGCCTCCAGAGGAAggaaatgtgttatttaatagttttgatgtcttcactatttttctacaatgtagaaaatagtcaaaatcaagaaaaaccttgaataagtaggtgtccaaacttttgactggtattgtacatgcagtgcattcggaaagtaattagaccccttgactttttcagaACTGTTACATTGTTGTAAATGtataatacatgtttttttttaaatcacttgtacataagtattcagatcctttattcagtacttttaAGCAGAGATTAAGTCAAGTCTCCTTGGGTgtaatgctacaagcttggcacacctgtatttggagtttctcccattcttctccgcagatcctcaagcgctgtcaggttggatgggtagcgtcgctgcacagatattttcaggtctctccagagttgttcgatctggttcaagtctgggctctggctgggccactcaaggacattcagagacttgtcccgaagccactcctgcattcttatggctgtgtgcttagggtcattgtcctgttggaaggtgaatcttcgcaccagtctgagatcctgagcgctctggagcaggttttcatcaaagatctctctgtactttgctccgttcatctttccctcaatcctgattagtctcccagctGAAAAacacatcccaacagcatgatgctgccaccaccatgcttgaccgtagggatggtgccaggtttcctccagatgtgacgcttcgcattcaagccaaagagttcaaacttggtttcatcagaccagagaatcttgtttctcatggtctgagagtctttgggtgccttttggcaaactccaagtgggctgtcatgtgcctttgactgaggagtgacttctgtctggccactctaccataaagacctgattggtggagggctgcagagatggttgtccttctggaaggttctcagaTGTCCAGAGAAACATGAgttctgtcagtgaccatcagattcttggtaacctccctgaccaaggtcctgctcccccgattgctccgtttggccaggtggccagcacTAGGAACACTCTTGGGGTTTCcaaacatcttcaatttaagaatgatggaggccactgtgttcttggggaccttcaatgctgcagacatttttatgTACCCTGCctcagatatgtgcctcgacacaatcctgtctcggagctctacggacaattccttcgatcccatggcttggtttttgctcttacatgcactgtcaactgtgggaccttatatagacaggtgtgtgcctttccaaatcatgtccaatcaattgaatttatgacaggtggactccaagttgtagaaaaatctcaaggatgatcaatggaaacagaatgcacctgagctcaattcctaAGTTTCgtagcaatgggtctgaatactaatgtacaTGCATACATTTGCACATTTCTAAAACCTTtttccgctttgtcattatggagtattgtgtgtagattgctgaggaattgttttttttagtcttattctaaaaaatatattaatacaatgtggaaaatgtcaaggggtctgaactttacgaaggcactgtatttccacaCTGTGGTTGGAATTATACTGTGACATTTTTAAATCTATGATAAAGCActttgtgtaagagctgttttgAAAAGGTCTCCTGAAACCAGATTTTGCCCTACTCTCTGCCAATAATAGCTAGTTTTAAAGTGACATCTTTACCATTAAGCTCCTCCAATTAGGTCCCTCTTGGACCACTctgacagtcctagctaaattattTCTTGTTTTTCTAAGAAGCTgtttttatttttgaccattttaattgaaaacaaggtacggtacttaattgttacccaaaaatgatttgatattgagatacaaATGGCTGCATTAATTCTGTACTCACGCATACTTCCATTAAACAACATGTCTTCATGTTTCTTCTCCCCTCAGATCTAAAAAAGATAAAATCTGGATCAGGTATGTCTGTCTGCACTCTGTGAGCTCTTCACTCCAAAGATTTTCTTTTGGATTAATGTCTAGGACCCATGTGAATGAAGTATTGGGTAATGAGATGGGATATTTTGCAGAGGCTTTGTTTTAGCTTAAAGGAAATGTTAGACAAAGGTCAAGAGTTTGTTGTAAAGGAAAAAGCTTACAAACCTAGTTTACTTACTTAAAATACAATTTTTAAGAAGATTGGTGCTTGGTGATTCACGATGCCTCTTCTGAAGAAGTTTTAAAATAACTCATTTGACGTAGGCCTAGATAGATTCTGTCGTTTTTTTCCCACTTCATATATTTCGACAATGTATGCATTTATTTTAACACGcacatctaatagaacatcttTCCCCACCTTCACAATGGTTCACCAAtagtttaaaggcccagtgcagtcaaagttcagtttttctgtgttttgtatcatattgtacaacagctgatgaaacgaaCACTGTACAAGTGTAAAAAATGTTGCTCACTAGCCACATTTTCATCCATAGTTTTATGCAAGTAAAGTCGTACAGTATGAAAAATaatcacgacagctgtgatggaaacggGACATTTCGGGACAATTTGTAAAATGCTAACAGAATTTTAGTTCGACATGGTTGGATTTTTTTAGTGTCAGTAAAATTATTTAGGCAA contains:
- the LOC110538123 gene encoding E3 ubiquitin/ISG15 ligase TRIM25 — encoded protein: MMAEAGVLEMFSEQELTCSICLDLFNDPVSTPCGHNFCQGCIGGYWASSTTCTCPLCKHQFPERPQLNINRVFAHIAEKYKEAHYGTGKPHMSDVNTPGAMANSNPFLEEMIKCDVCTGKKQVAISSCLTCTASYCEAHVQPHLNTPFYANHQLLEPREALRGRTCPLHHRLLEVYCRTDQICICAICVLEEHRTHRTVSVQTERVNKQKLIGKTELEIQNRIEGKHFRLNELKSRLETVRNYARGEMSEVEQLLGELSRSVDRIREELVGGMEEKRASVETRGEGLVTRLEAELGQLKVRRSRLEAQATSEDHIGFLQSFEEASAPIQADSDTQELDAEAEVSLHFSLGEVKVALGELKKSMDEIRMGEVQSRSSLTSLRESDSMMSIQTLRTTKSQWSLRDLKKIKSGSGLKKIQSYLEDVTLNPVTAYPFLILSDDRKQVKRGEKLQFYRNSTQRFDVWSCVLAKEGFNSGRHYWEVNVGENKDWKVGVVRESAQRKGLFDMSPNSGYYALWWGGTHLRALTIPALTKVKTSVRLRRVGVYLDCEEGQVTFYNVKTGSEVYSFSVAEFSERMFPLLGTGDREVPLALMITQCSSVPE